A region of Moorena producens PAL-8-15-08-1 DNA encodes the following proteins:
- a CDS encoding RNA-guided endonuclease InsQ/TnpB family protein, whose translation MKYTYQYKALPTTEQKLELNLWLRICQYWYNRQLGDRFDWWDNNRSPVNACPLLVSLPKLRDRPNYYNQKKYLPNLKKKFVTVVWSGEELDFSRVPANTLQEVCKRVDKAFERFIAGDNKGTRSGRPRFKSQSRYRSFVIEGAGLKLHSCSIGGKYLYVKVPKIGLVKIRSHRHLPDGAILKQVQFIKKNDGWFVNLRLEDPTVPAVTPDSILPTWENSLGMDAVLHEDDYLATSEGVKLPSRKVLRKSQHKLTRISQKKNARKRGSRARRKLARREGRQHQKIARCRKDFQYKTAHELLRTGKKVFFHENLNLKGLTRRNAPKQDKTGSFIPNGQSAKSGLNLSWADAAFGQFFQILGHIAEKAGASVIAKNPAYTSQLLAYRVMVIFTNTSIREYWDDIETMQVDRDINAAINIIIVGLDVFPTIKRSQGKVVVVGSTTDDTSKEVLHILRSV comes from the coding sequence GTGAAATACACCTACCAGTACAAGGCACTCCCAACCACCGAGCAGAAGCTAGAGCTTAATCTTTGGCTGCGGATTTGCCAGTACTGGTACAACCGGCAGTTAGGGGACAGATTTGACTGGTGGGATAACAATCGATCACCAGTCAATGCTTGTCCGTTGCTTGTATCGCTGCCTAAGTTGCGAGACAGGCCAAATTATTACAATCAAAAAAAATACCTACCAAACCTCAAAAAAAAGTTTGTAACGGTTGTATGGTCGGGTGAAGAGCTGGACTTTTCGAGAGTTCCAGCAAACACACTGCAAGAAGTTTGCAAACGGGTTGACAAGGCGTTCGAGAGATTCATTGCAGGTGATAATAAAGGAACTCGAAGTGGTAGACCACGATTCAAGTCGCAATCACGCTACCGATCATTTGTTATCGAAGGGGCTGGACTTAAATTACATTCTTGCTCGATTGGTGGCAAGTATTTGTACGTTAAGGTTCCCAAAATTGGGCTGGTCAAGATTCGCTCCCACCGTCACTTACCCGATGGGGCAATTCTCAAACAAGTTCAATTCATCAAGAAAAATGATGGTTGGTTTGTGAACCTGCGACTGGAAGATCCAACTGTTCCAGCGGTGACGCCAGATTCGATTCTGCCAACTTGGGAGAATTCACTCGGGATGGATGCCGTTCTACATGAGGATGATTACCTTGCTACATCGGAAGGCGTAAAACTTCCATCGCGCAAAGTCCTACGAAAAAGCCAGCACAAACTAACCCGAATCTCTCAAAAAAAGAACGCTCGAAAACGGGGTTCTAGAGCGCGCCGCAAACTGGCAAGACGAGAAGGACGTCAACACCAAAAGATAGCAAGGTGTCGTAAAGACTTCCAATACAAAACAGCTCACGAATTATTGAGAACCGGTAAAAAAGTTTTCTTTCATGAAAACCTCAATCTTAAAGGTCTTACGAGGCGCAATGCACCCAAGCAAGACAAGACGGGTTCCTTCATTCCAAATGGTCAATCGGCTAAATCTGGGCTTAATTTGAGTTGGGCAGATGCCGCTTTTGGTCAATTCTTTCAAATCCTCGGACACATAGCTGAAAAAGCTGGAGCCTCTGTGATTGCGAAGAATCCTGCCTATACATCTCAACTGCTTGCGTATCGGGTGATGGTGATTTTTACTAATACCAGTATTCGCGAATATTGGGATGACATTGAAACCATGCAGGTTGATAGAGACATTAACGCCGCTATCAATATCATCATAGTGGGGCTGGACGTGTTCCCCACTATAAAACGCTCCCAAGGTAAAGTTGTAGTAGTTGGTTCTACTACAGATGATACCTCTAAGGAAGTTCTACACATTCTTCGGAGTGTCTGA
- the tnpA gene encoding IS200/IS605 family transposase — protein sequence MKDDFLSKGRSVSDMKAHLVLTSKYRRKVFNAKMLQRLGEIVEDLCQKWDCKLIEFNGEEDHVHLLFQYFPQMELTKFINNLKTVTSRRLRSEFQERINQFYWKDVLWNNSYFIASCGGVTISTLRKYIESQVSPD from the coding sequence ATGAAAGATGATTTCCTCTCAAAAGGAAGATCAGTAAGTGACATGAAGGCTCACTTGGTTTTAACTTCTAAGTATCGTCGTAAGGTGTTTAACGCAAAGATGCTGCAAAGGCTAGGAGAGATAGTAGAAGACCTTTGCCAAAAGTGGGACTGCAAGTTGATTGAATTCAATGGCGAGGAGGATCACGTTCACCTACTGTTTCAATACTTCCCACAAATGGAGTTAACCAAGTTCATCAATAATCTCAAAACCGTTACAAGTCGCAGACTACGAAGTGAATTCCAGGAACGAATTAATCAGTTTTATTGGAAAGATGTTTTATGGAATAACTCGTATTTCATTGCATCTTGTGGTGGCGTTACTATTTCCACTCTCCGGAAGTATATCGAGTCTCAGGTTTCACCTGATTAA